One window of the Micromonas commoda chromosome 11, complete sequence genome contains the following:
- a CDS encoding predicted protein, which produces KALPGALATAMTGTVVPKFEAATREMFEQVKGAFEKGMDDIAQELYTQKENAIAAEATPLISSLRLASSEVRGAAEALLTMESIPNGGGSKTGPGAKTVQATSLEELEATMDPTIELGRLVDEGNYEEAFQKALGMASVETVTWTCGRCEPVRDDIFGAVPVPLSQTVLLSLMQQLSSDLDDEPSLKLQWIQAACLAMDPSDQSLAQALPVILGAVFDSLTETAQAPDTPAGVRGDLRLVLHVVNSLL; this is translated from the coding sequence AAGGCGCTTCCCGGCGCCCTGGCCACCGCCATGACCGGCACCGTGGTTCCCAAGTTtgaggcggcgacgcgcgagatgTTCGAGCAGGTCAAGGGCGCGTTTGAAAAAGGGATGGACGACATCGCGCAGGAGCTGTACACCCAGAAGGAgaacgccatcgccgcggaggccacGCCGCTCATCTCCTCCCTGCGCCTGGCGTCATCCGAGGTtaggggcgcggcggaggcgttgcTCACCATGGAGTCGATCCCGAACGGGGGCGGATCCAAGACGGGTCCGGGGGCGAAGACGGTTCAGGCGAcgtcgctcgaggagctggaggcCACGATGGACCCGACGATCGAGCTCGGGCGGCTCGTGGACGAAGGGAACTACGAGGAGGCGTTCCAGAAGGCTCTCGGGATGGCGTCGGTCGAGACGGTGACGTGGACGTGCGGCAGGTGCGAGCCCGTGCGCGACGACATCTTCGGCGCAGTCCCGGTGCCCCTGTCGCAGACGGTGCTCCTGTCGCTGATGCAGCAGCTGAGCAGCGAtctggacgacgagccgTCGCTGAAGCTGCAGTGGATCCAGGCGGCGTGCCTGGCGATGGACCCGAGCGATCAGtccctcgcgcaggcgctaCCGGTCATCCTCGGGGCGGTGTTCGACTCGCTCACGGAGACGGCGCAGGCGCCCGACACCCCGGCTGGGGTCCGCGGAGACCTCAGGCTGGTGCTGCACGTCGTCAACTCGCTCCTG
- a CDS encoding predicted protein encodes MSTAASIATPRVSLRIRSGARALRAAPVAPRGAHRGASVPVRAIGGKKGASASADGKKAAAKSVGKEKKSSGKTGTAIGESPLSNLPVPLPVAGGGVLVIGVVLAKILGGRRGGSVASLEERGALDENRYVDDDKFFSGMMKTVRTVEMPALTEAQIRAARERRRQSRDIDASPSTLENVELPANHPFATDAKVSEAERKKLAERVREMNKPRSRGRGRVRDE; translated from the coding sequence atgTCGACCGCAGCGTCGATCGCGACCCCACGCGTCTCCCTTCGGATCcgctccggcgcgcgcgcgctccgtgccgcgcccgtcgcgcctcgaGGGGCGCACCGCGGAGCCTCAGTTCCGGTTCGCGCGATTGGAGGAAAGAAGGGTGCATCCGCGTCGGCCGACGGAAAGAAGGCCGCGGCCAAGAGCGTCGGGAAAGAGAAGAAATCGTCGGGTAAGACGGGAACCGCGATCGGCGAGTCGCCCCTCTCCAACCTCCCGGTCCCGctccccgtcgcgggcggcggcgtcctggtcatcggcgtcgtcctcgccaagATCCTCGGGGGTCGAAGGGGCGGATCAGTCGCCAGCCTGGAGGAAcggggcgcgctcgacgagaaccgctacgtggacgacgacaagtTCTTCTCCGGGATGATGAAGACGGTCCGCACCGTGGAGATGCCGGCACTGACGGAGGCGCAGAtcagggcggcgagggagcgaCGGAGGCAGTCGCGggacatcgacgcgtcgccgtctaCCCTGGAAAACGTCGAGCTACCCGCCAACCACCCGTTCGCGACCGACGCCAAGGTGAGCGAGGCGGAGCGGAAGAAACTGGCGGAGCGGGTGAGGGAGATGAACAAACCCCGGAGCAGGGGCAGGGGCAGGGTCAGGGACGAGTGA
- a CDS encoding predicted protein, translating to MARPRLLFLASVAATLVSFVAAGGGESMGEGDCGEKQTWKLKPGEEKRCCTSFLMNDVDRFEYKATPVVSGSWGPGSISFWVEEYDHWQDLTQPTKVLKARCNLNGSAQTCTGEACVTPGSSGKCKADVDISAKGHEDICVVAKCDIGVKCEDHEVEIKFHHNETEGEDWYDDDGDNNDWYGTGGEDFGDFESLMQCFAVCPTEGDSTFYEGDCGPLADRNKDRWCSVDGKAFCCANSSDDCCVDDEAAIAGITIAVVLAISACCVACCWCAKCCCFQYRRNIPAQVMYVQGPPGVQMTQMGYPQGTYPNQGYAPGQSQFGAPSYQYTSQAPIAAAPSEGNPYPTATIYTATIDPPGASAPVYPTAQAQPQIQYADGSQYTPQQGAGAMPKV from the coding sequence ATGGCGCGACCTCGTCTCCTTTTCCTGGCtagcgtcgccgcgacgctcgtctccttcgtcgccgctggcggcggagagagcatgggcgagggcgattGCGGCGAAAAGCAAACCTGGAAACTCAAACCGGGTGAGGAGAAGCGTTGCTGCACGTCGTTTCTCATGAACGATGTCGACAGATTCGAATACAAGGCTACCCCGGTCGTCTCCGGCTCGTGGGGGCCAGGATCCATCTCGTTCTGGGTCGAGGAGTACGACCATTGGCAGGATTTGACCCAGCCCACGAAGGTGCTTAAGGCGAGATGCAACCTGAACGGATCCGCGCAGACATGCACTGGAGAAGCCTGCGTCACCCCGGGGTCCTCCGGCAAGTGCAAGGCTGACGTCGATATTTCCGCAAAAGGCCACGAGGACatctgcgtcgtcgccaagtgCGATATCGGAGTTAAATGCGAGGATCACGAGGTGGAGATCAAGTTCCACCACAACGAAACCGAGGGTGAGGACtggtacgacgacgacggcgacaacAACGACTGGTACGGCACCGGTGGGGAGGACTTCGGCGACTTTGAAAGCCTTATGCAGTGCTTCGCCGTGTGCCCCACCGAGGGAGACTCCACGTTTTACGAGGGCGATTGCGGCCCGCTCGCCGACAGGAACAAAGATAGGTGGTGCAGCGTTGATGGTAAGGCCTTCTGCTGTGCCAATTCATCAGACGACTGCTGCGTAGACGACGAAGCTGCCATCGCCGGCATCaccatcgccgtcgtcctggCCATCTCTGCGTGCTGCGTCGCGTGCTGCTGGTGCGCGAAGTGTTGCTGCTTCCAGTACAGGCGGAACATCCCCGCACAGGTGATGTACGTCCAGGGCCCGCCCGGCGTGCAGATGACGCAGATGGGCTACCCGCAGGGCACCTACCCGAACCAGGGATACGCGCCGGGTCAGTCGCAGTTTGGGGCTCCGTCGTACCAGTACACGTCGCAAGCtccaatcgccgccgcgcccagcgAAGGAAACCCGTATCCCACGGCCACAATATACACGGCCACGATCGATcccccgggcgcgtcggcgccggtgtACCCGACGGCACAGGCTCAACCGCAGATTCAGTATGCAGACGGTTCCCAGTACACGCCGCAGCagggcgcgggtgcgatGCCAAAGGTGTAG
- a CDS encoding hypothetical protein (distantly related to glycosyltransferases; unknown protein), protein MVARHGAEVIHSMDSTSMPLRGQNVGLSAPTPRHSVSHQQWTNGSPTHQPMDDEEDKYAKHAKVPSPRTPPEMPNGSRWGTRRATNGWIGSRSPSRGVATLSGKGAGRGRRKKRYPTLALLAALMVLWVFAPAIHHVVTGVHKVFIRGYLFSIERPHHCLPSTPAPQDLADDDPIANLPPADLADLPGEIPANRKPKVGIVSLCDHNVDAICAASVANKQAYADRHGYDVIVDSEIIDESRPTSWSKLLAMRKYLPYYDYLFYVDVDTIIANVDVKLEDIVDYGYDQILAADRNGLNCGVWLIRNTPWSLWFLDEMWAQEQLVAPSTRVLFHYEQRAMHYLYQSRVWRRAVKGEPYKGANTIRARTKVVNSCVFNSLPAWYVKGDFVVHLAGLKGIAKCLAFRHYYGTARREMTEKYGALTDEANVEPPTLTTCLFGRI, encoded by the coding sequence ATGGTGGCGcggcacggcgcggaggtgatCCACAGCATGGACTCGACCTCCATGCCTTTGCGGGGTCAGAACGTGGGCCTGagcgcgcccacgcccagGCACAGCGTCTCGCACCAGCAGTGGACGAACGGGTCGCCCACGCACCAGCccatggacgacgaggaggacaagTACGCCAAGCACGCCAaggtcccgtcgccgcggaccccgcCGGAGATGCCGAACGGGAGCCGATGgggcacgcgtcgcgcgaccaACGGCTGGATCGGGTCGCGGtccccctcgcgcggcgtcgccaccttGTCCGGCAAgggcgccggccgcggcaGGCGAAAGAAGCGGTACCCCACCCTCGCcttgctcgccgcgctcatggTGCTGTGGGTCTTCGCGCCAGCCATCCACcacgtcgtcaccggcgttCACAAGGTGTTCATCCGGGGGTACCTCTTCAGCATCGAGAGGCCGCACCACTGCCTCCCGTCCACCCCAGCCCCGCaggacctcgcggacgacgacccgaTCGCGAACCTTCCCCCagccgacctcgccgacctcCCGGGCGAGATACCCGCGAATCGAAAGCCGAAGGTTGGCATCGTGTCGCTGTGCGACCacaacgtcgacgccatctgcgccgcgtccgtcgcgaacAAGCAGGCGTACGCGGACAGGCACGGGtacgacgtcatcgtcgacagCGAGATCATCGACGAGTCCAGACCCACGTCGTGGTCCAAGCTCCTCGCGATGCGAAAGTATCTCCCGTACTACGACTACCTCTTctacgtcgacgtcgacacgATCATCGCCAACGTGGACGTCAAGCTCGAGGACATCGTGGACTACGGGTACGACCAAATTCTGGCGGCGGACAGGAACGGGCTGAACTGCGGGGTGTGGCTCATACGCAACACGCCGTGGTCGCTGTGGTTCCTGGACGAGATGTGGGCGCAGGAGCAGCTGGTGGCGCCGAGCACCCGCGTGCTGTTCCACTACGAGCAAAGAGCGATGCACTACCTGTACCAGTCGCGGGTGTGGCGCAGGGCGGTCAAGGGGGAGCCGTACAAGGGGGCGAACACCATACGCGCGAGGACCAAGGTTGTGAACAGTTGCGTCTTCAACTCGCTGCCGGCGTGGTACGTCAAAGGGGATTTCGTGGTGCACCTGGCGGGTTTAAAGGGCATCGCCAAGTGCTTGGCGTTTCGTCACTACTACGGCACCGCGAGGCGGGAGATGACGGAGAAGTACGGGGCGCTGACGGACGAGGCGAATGTggagccgccgacgctgaCCACGTGCCTGTTCGGGAGGATATGA
- a CDS encoding predicted protein, which produces MDARFGSVEECVGQVGVLARDQHGCRFLQRKFDEEGEEAVNLCFEEIIAEVVDLMMDPFGNYLVQKLLECCTDEQRMGVLRAVAKDGDGVPELVSVALNTHGTRAVQKLVETLRTPEQVALATEALKPGVVTLIKDLNGNHVIQRCLQRLGAEDNQFVYDAARKCCVEIATHRHGCCVLQRCIDHAADGQRRALVQEIAAQALVLSQDPFGNYVVQYILDLSLPWANAEVMMRLAGNYAELSMQKFSSNVVEKCLKLADASLEEHRNVVVREIMTSPLLDRLLMDPYGNYVVQSTLSVTKGALHSELVDRIRPHLPLIKNSPFGKRILRLLLENKK; this is translated from the exons ATGGACGCCAGGTTTGGCTCCGTGGAGGAGTGCGTCGGCCAGGTTGGAGTCCTCGCCAGGGACCAGCACGGCTGCAGGTTCCTCCAGCGCAagttcgacgaggagggcgaggaggcggtcaACCTCTGCTTCGAGGAGATCATCGCGGAGGTTGTTGACCTGATGATGGACCCGTTCGGCAACTACCTGGTGCAGAAGCTGCTCGAGTGCTGCACCGACGAGCAGCGCATGGGGGTTCTCCGAGCGGTGGCCaag gatggcgacggcgtgcccgAGCTGGTATCCGTGGCTCTCAACACccacggcacccgcgcggtgcAGAAGCTCGTCGAGACCCTTCGCACCCCGGAACAGgtggcgctcgccaccgaggcgctcaagcccggcgtcgtcaccctcATCAAGGACCTCAACGGGAACCACGTCATTCAGCGGTGCCTCCAGCGCCTGGGCGCCGAAGATAACCAATTCGtctacgacgccgcgcgaaaGTGCTGCGTGGAGATTGCCACCCACAGGCACGGATGCTGCGTCCTGCAGAGGTGCAtcgaccacgccgccgatggccagcgacgcgcgctcgtgcagGAGATCGCCGCTCAGGCGCTCGTGCTGTCGCAGGATCCCTTTGGCAACTACGTGGTTCAGTACATCCTGGACCTGTCCCTGCCGTGGGCCAACGCCGAGGTCATGATGCGACTCGCGGGTAACTACGCCGAGCTCTCGATGCAGAAGTTCTCGTCCAACGTCGTGGAGAAGTGCCTtaagctcgcggacgcctcgcTCGAGGAGCACCGCAACGTCGTGGTCCGCGAGATtatgacgtcgccgctgctcgACCGGCTTTTGATGGACCCGTACGGTAACTACGTGGTGCAGTCCACGCTGAGCGTCACGAAGGGTGCGCTGCACTCCGAGCTGGTGGACAGGATCAGGCCGCACCTGCCGCTGATCAAGAACAGCCCCTTCGGAAAGCGCATCCTCCGGCTGCTCCTCGAGAACAAGAAGTGA
- a CDS encoding predicted protein — protein MAVARERVFDIIWHIPLEFERLNFYGGMLCMDATLGVVTSLPVRVVCQTARLIMSPALGVVSAVGTLVSPSPSTKTKGGTIGSPGSRRRFNNGDSGRTTSRKRRTWGFHPYAREHLSDSLWLFMLLAAFAAAKLVDVSVVYHYIRGQEVIKLYLACSVLECFDKLCCAFNCHVLDALQNSVYILVNTAQEDCSTAELINATFQLAFDAALTLAATCAHAMIMLTHAVTLSVAINSHTNAMLLVLISNNFGEIKSHIFKKMDAAKLFSVARLDIVERVHLSICLVFVAAQRVTAAGSVAGGLTRKMLKDSLMVLSSEIVVDVFKHAFMSKFNNIRPRVYRGFLRQLCREHVKLAQSYRLHRVVGFVPLAPAAVLMKVLPDLYRTLFPSNSSGDFDSGFMDEATPAAAGGGGGWFGNMRLEAGILGLVPDPSSFAAYVLFFALLVAFKLAFGVALHWLGAHMLETLHGGENERSTSRVGSPKKGAATAVPGGGGGVLGGGGGGDRRSERGHAFVQRSLFEPNASSGPANGDGRASADGVGKEDGVGVGGDWGRSGDWGGAAPESPTRRKERRPPTPKSPQYPLWSAGGF, from the coding sequence atggccgtcgcgcgcgagcgcgtcttCGACATCATCTGGCACATCCCCCTGGAGTTCGAGAGGCTCAACTTCTACGGCGGGATGCTCTGCATGGACGCCACGTTGGGAGTGGTGACCAGCCTGCCCGTGCGCGTGGTGTGCCAGACGGCGAGGCTGATAATGTCCCCAGCGCTCGGGGTGGTGAGCGCGGTGGGAACGTtggtgtcgccgtcgccgtcgacaaAGACCAAGGGCGGAACCATAGGAAGCCCGGGCTCGAGACGACGATTCAACAACGGGGATTCAGgccggacgacgagccgcAAGCGACGAACCTGGGGCTTTCACCCGTACGCCAGGGAGCACCTGAGCGACTCGCTGTGGCTGTTCatgctcctcgccgcgtttgcgGCGGCCAAGCTGGTGGACGTGTCCGTGGTGTACCACTACATCCGCGGTCAGGAGGTGATAAAGCTGTACCTCGCGTGCTCGGTGCTGGAGTGCTTCGATAAGCTGTGCTGCGCGTTCAACTGTCACGTGCTGGACGCGCTGCAGAACTCGGTGTACATCCTGGTTAACACGGCGCAGGAGGATTGCAGCACGGCGGAGTTGATCAACGCGACTTTTCAGTTGGCGTttgacgccgcgctcacgctcgcggcgacgtgcgcgcacGCGATGATCATGCTCACGCACGCGGTGACCCTATCCGTGGCGATTAACTCGCACACCAACGCCATGCTGCTCGTCCTGATCTCCAACAACTTTGGAGAGATCAAGAGCCACATCTTCAAAaagatggacgccgcgaagctcTTCTCGGTGGCGAGGCTCGACATCGTGGAGCGCGTGCACCTCAGCATATGCCTCGttttcgtcgccgcgcagcggGTCACCGCCGCTGGGAGCGTGGCGGGCGGATTGACGCGCAAGATGCTCAAGGACTCGCTCATGGTGCTGTCTTCGGAGATTGTCGTGGACGTGTTCAAGCACGCGTTCATGTCAAAGTTTAACAACATTCGACCGAGGGTGTACCGCGGGTTCCTGCGACAGCTGTGCAGGGAGCACGTCAAGCTGGCGCAGTCATACAGGCTGCACAGGGTGGTGGGGTTCGTGCCtctggcgcccgcggcggtgctcatGAAGGTGTTGCCGGACCTTTACAGGACACTGTTCCCGTCGAACAGCTCGGGCGACTTTGACTCTGGGTTTATGGACGAGGCgactccggcggcggcgggcggcggcgggggatggTTCGGGAACATGAGGCTGGAGGCGGGcatcctcggcctcgtcccGGACCCGTCAtcgttcgcggcgtacgTGCTGTTCTTCGCGCTGCTCGTGGCGTTCAAACTGGCGTTCGGCGTGGCGCTGCACTGGCTGGGGGCGCACATGCTCGAGaccctccacggcggcgagaacgaacggtcgacgtcgcgggttgGCTCACCGAAAAAGGGAGCCGCGACAGCTGTgccgggaggaggaggcggtgtgctgggaggaggaggtggggGTGACCGGCGTTCCGAGAGAGGTCACGCGTTTGTACAGAGGAGCCTGTTCGAACCtaacgcgtcgtccgggccggcaaacggcgacggccgcgctTCGGCGGATGGGGTCGGCAAGGAGGACGgggttggcgtcggcggcgattggGGAAGGAGCGGCGAttggggcggcgcggcgccggagagcCCGACGAGGCGCAAGGAGAGaaggccgccgacgcccaagAGCCCGCAGTACCCGCTGTGGTCCGCGGGAGGGTTCTGA
- a CDS encoding predicted protein yields the protein MASLPPDAAEQVRVMKALERDVLAAIDRVVVGGGGGAPSTSGSQRRQGRDRWGDDPAHAARTGMARLRRELGELEAIVEEQARPADRSACLEALAERRESHDSIRQILRDATLRAADAEANAATSALSEGDERDELLGDAANGRGGGPDKPTDEAGVVGLADDATAGLRRARAMMAEELDKGRRTLAAMAESRATMKSTGDEYAGDQAAALGVGGKLLKQLEIQAVRERLVLWGGFAAFVLAALHVVLKRTPLLVRFHPLWWIRKKAATKLKEAKEAAKRAARDAKAAKRSGQTGNAYGEAAATLAAGMAAGMAAGMAGDDATAAGMADVGAAEEYLGTADGEYVSADGIPDVEVGEYTKRDVRGEEL from the coding sequence ATGGCGTCCTTaccccccgacgccgcggagcaggtGCGCGTGATGAAAGCGCTGGAGCGCGAtgtgctcgccgccatcgaccgcgtcgtcgtcggcggaggaggaggcgctccgTCTACGTCGGGTTCCCAACGACGTCAGGGCAGGGATCGGTggggcgacgacccggcgcacgccgccagGACGGGGATGGCCAggctgcgacgcgagctcggcgagctggaGGCCATCGTGGAGGAGCAGGCGAGGCCCGCGGACAGATCCGCCtgcctcgaggcgctcgcggagaggCGCGAGTCGCACGATTCCATCCGCCagatcctccgcgacgcgaccctccgtgccgccgacgccgaggcgaacgccgcgacgtcagCCTTGTCGGAGGGAGACGAAcgggacgagctcctcggcgacgccgcgaacggacgcgggggcgggcccGATAAAccgacggacgaggcgggcgtcgtgggcctcgcggacgacgccaccgcggggctccgaagggcgcgagcgatGATGGCGGAGGAGCTGGACAAGGGACGGaggacgctcgccgcgatggccgagtcccgcgcgacgatgaaGAGCACCGGGGACGAGTACGCCGGGGATcaggccgcggcgctcggcgtgggcgggaaACTTCTGAAGCAGCTGGAGATACAGGCGGTGCGCGAGAGGTTGGTGCTGTggggcgggttcgcggcgtttgtgctcgccgcgctccacgTGGTGCTCAAACGGACGCCGCTGCTGGTCAGGTTCCACCCGCTGTGGTGGATACGCAAGAAAGCCGCGACGAAGTTaaaggaggccaaggaggcggcgaagcgcgcggcgagggacgccaaggctgcgaagaGGAGCGGCCAAACGGGCAACGCGTACGgtgaagccgcggcgacgctaGCCGCGGGCATGGCCGCGGGCATGGCCGCGGGTATGgcgggagacgacgcgaccgccgcgggtatggcggacgtgggcgccgcggaggagtaCCTGGGAACAGCCGACGGGGAGTACGTTTCCGCGGACGGGATTCCGGacgtcgaggttggcgagTACACGAAGcgggacgttcgcggcgaggagctgtGA
- a CDS encoding predicted protein, whose product MNGDDPFGRGSGDDDGSFGGARLMDSHGENPFANEGDDDDGEVSVTPSASPAAPHDPHVAPAMRPDAIDSRRPERPGQYPRDSRRDLEAPDSADKCSISPPAPPPPQFTDHPLSSPPPVPDDLARSVQNVSVADDPLGAPSAATPAMDLGPLGTPAAPDPPRSEPAPVAAAPAPAAPSPTPPRPPAAPVATHSASAMGVSYGDLLAPPPSYADSVMYADPVGYRPGASSEMHPRVPGDGGFGGTAGAAMSRTTHGGIAHTTGDVRASFAPPPVPGAGVAAAPTGEPRQMNSAPATNTNEPPLNLNLAGTPPTPSYVPPTAGRNSPGIYQSSMRGVLETSVSDPQASANATGAFGKKIVLYRVAARCDFPEYVLQEHVTWRRFRDFVGLADRLADSHRGYFVPPRPDKTLTSSSDEDFVTRRMQQLDAYLRRLASHPVLRHSKELRVFLTAQNLEADETWYRMKNKVPVPMPVPMPPPGQAHVMPMPGQENQFGGVNPQQTPPGMTAPYQPPAAPVTSPTRSRGAGKFFKEMKQTIVQSTAVGMMGGAFGLETHKPKIVEEDTAFITEKDRVLRMEQELAIASQKAERVLAAEQKHSDALGELGLECLKLSKMEEEEAGRMGSYTAAGAACQDMASQARKMGNATIRISRLSRSANNASAKSLDPLHDYLGMMPAVRKAVADRAETLLTLQTHLADVDSKKARLAKLEMDFSKMHKAEMLRRELAADEAAAEAARTEYSHIQGRHQEEFRRLEESRSREFKAMWLAFARTQVRHTEKVLQVWRAVAEDMGADPSEWADMSLAYKPTPENTP is encoded by the coding sequence ATGAACGGCGACGATCCTTTCGGCCGAGGttccggggacgacgacgggtcgttCGGTGGCGCGAGGCTCATGGACTCGCACGGCGAGAACCCGTTCGCCAacgagggtgacgacgacgacggagaggtGAGCGTCACGCCGTCtgcctcgcccgccgcgcctcaCGATCCCCACGTCGCACCCGCGATGAGACCCGACGCGATCGATTCCCGTCGACCCGAACGACCCGGCCAATACCCGCGCGACTCGCGTCGAGATCTGGAAGCGCCCGACTCGGCTGACAAATGTTCCATTTCTCCGCCCgccccacccccgccgcaGTTCACGGACCATCCCTTGTCCTCCCCGCCTCCGGTCCcggacgacctcgcgcggtCCGTGCAGaacgtctccgtcgcggacgatccCCTCGGcgctccgtcggcggcgacacccGCGATGGACCTCGGCCCCctgggcacccccgcggctcccgatccgccgcgatcggaACCCGCcccagtcgccgccgctcccgcgcccgcggcgccctccccgaccccgccgcgtccccccgcggcgcccgtcgcgacgcacagcgcgtccgcgatgggcgTCAGCTacggcgacctcctcgcgccgcccccgtcctaCGCGGACTCGGTCATGTACGCCGATCCCGTGGGGTACcggccgggcgcgtcgtccgagatGCATCCGAGGGtgcccggcgacggggggttcggcggcacagctggcgcggcCATGAGCCGGACGACGCACGGCGGCATCGCACACACCACCGGAGACGTGCGCGCGTccttcgccccgccgcccgtacccggggcgggcgtcgccgcggccccgACCGGCGAACCCAGACAGATGAactccgcccccgcgacgaacACGAACGAGCCCCCCCTAAACCTAAACCTCGCGGGAACCCCGCCCACACCGTCCTATgtcccgcccaccgcgggcaGGAACTCGCCGGGTATCTACCAGAGCTCAATGCGGGGCGTGCTGGAGACTTCAGTGTCGGATCCGCAGGCGAGCGccaacgcgacgggcgccttTGGCAAGAAGATTGTGCTCtaccgcgtcgcggcgaggtgcgacTTTCCCGAGTACGTCCTGCAGGAGCACGTCACCTGGCGGCGATTCCGCGATTTCGTGGGCCTCGCCGACCGGCTGGCGGACTCTCACCGCGGGTACTTCGTCCCGCCGAGGCCCGACAAGACCCTGACGTCCAGCAGCGACGAGGACTTTGTCACGCGTCGGATGCAGCAGCTGGACGCGTACCTGCGACGGCTCGCGTCTCACCCCGTGCTGCGTCACTCGAAGGAGCTCCGCGTGTTTCTCACGGCGCAGAACCTGGAGGCTGACGAGACGTGGTATCGCATGAAGAACAAGGTGCCGGTGCCGATGCCGGTGCCgatgcccccgcccggcCAGGCGCACGTCATGCCCATGCCCGGGCAGGAGAACCAGTTTGGGGGAGTGAACCCCCAgcagacgccgccggggatgacGGCGCCGTACCagccgccggccgcgcccgTGACCTCACCGACGCGTAGTCGCGGGGCTGGTAAGTTTTTCAAGGAGATGAAGCAGACCATCGTCCAGTCCACGGCTGTGGGGATGatgggcggcgcgttcggcctGGAGACGCATAAACCCAAAATCGTGGAGGAGGATACCGCGTTTATAACCGAGAAGGACCGCGTCTTGCGCATGGAGCAGGAgctcgcgatcgcgtcgcagAAGGCCGAgcgggtcctcgccgcggagcagaaACACTCGGACGCCCTCGGAGAGCTCGGGCTGGAGTGCCTCAAGCTGTCCAAGATGGAGGAAGAGGAAGCCGGCCGCATGGGGTCTtacacggcggcgggcgccgcgtgccaGGACATGGCGTCGCAGGCGAGGAAGATGGGCAACGCGACGATTCGTATCTCCAGGCTATCCCGCAGCGCCAACAACGCGTCCGCCAAGTCGCTCGACCCGCTGCACGATTACCTCGGCATGATGCCGGCGGTGCGAAAGGCTGTGGCGGACCGGGCGGAGACGCTGTTGACGCTCCAGAcgcacctcgccgacgtggactCGAAAAAGGCTCGgctcgcgaagctcgagATGGACTTCTCCAAGATGCACAAGGCCGAGATGCTcaggcgcgagctcgcggcggacgaagcggcggcggaggctgcgcggaCGGAGTACTCGCACATCCAGGGCCGGCACCAGGAGGAGTTCAGGCGGCTGGAGGAGAGCAGGAGCCGAGAGTTCAAGGCTATGTGGCTGGCGTTTGCCAGGACGCAGGTGAGGCACACGGAGAAGGTGCTGCAGGTGTGGcgggccgtcgcggaggacatGGGCGCGGACCCGAGCGAGTGGGCCGACATGTCCCTCGCGTATAAACCCACCCCCGAGAACACGCCGTGA
- a CDS encoding predicted protein yields the protein MGCCGSKGQYAVEEPGAYEARREKMLEAADRRNAQSAMRGIQNPRSAARLREEQSKPARTSEFQARKDEQMVRDWGS from the coding sequence ATGGGCTGCTGCGGTAGTAAGGGTCAGTACGCGGTCGAGGAGCCCGGCGCGTacgaggcgcgtcgcgagaagatgctcgaggcggcggatcgcAGAAATGCGCAGTCGGCGATGCGGGGCATACAAAacccgcggagcgcggcgcggctgagGGAGGAGCAGTCCAagcccgcgcggacgagcgaGTTCCAGGCGAGGAAAGACGAACAGATGGTCCGCGACTGGGGATcgtga
- a CDS encoding predicted protein, translating to MSGSDATVTVAGPLLDIVDDEWRADTLPFDEIPLPPGVAPPTDDVDDNQENIGKPQPEKWNELALASLANA from the exons ATGAGCGGCTCGGACGCGACTGTGACGGTCGCCGGACCGCTCCTAgacatcgtcgacgacgaatgGCGCGCGGATACCCTCCCCTTCGACG AGATACCCTTgccgcccggcgtcgcccctcccacggacgacgtcgatgatAACCAGGAGAACATCGGCAAGCCGCAACCGGAGAAGTGGAacgagctcgccctcgcctcaCTCGCCAACGCGTGA